In Euphorbia lathyris chromosome 10, ddEupLath1.1, whole genome shotgun sequence, a single genomic region encodes these proteins:
- the LOC136208398 gene encoding thioredoxin-like 3-1, chloroplastic — MSCLAANSHILCRYKHREQQEQQVWSSSRLLQRNNYSSLLRKRDLRREAFWQDMTRPTSIDMEAIQDSDHLDQVLLQAQANDLSRLVLIDWMASWCRKCIYLKPKLEKLAAEFDTKAKFYCVDVNKVPQSLVKRGNISKMPTIQLWKDGEMKAEVIGGHKAWLVIEEVREMIQKFI; from the exons ATGTCATGTTTGGCAGCAAATTCACATATTCTGTGCAGATACAAGCACAGAGAGCAGCAGGAGCAGCAAGTGTGGAGTAGTAGTAGGTTATTGCAAAGAAATAATTATTCAAGTTTATTAAGGAAGAGAGATTTAAGAAGAGAAGCATTCTGGCAAGATATGACTAGACCCACCTCCATTGATATGGAAGCTATTCAAGATTCTGATCATCTTGATCAGGTTCTACTCCAGGCTCAGGCTAATGACCTCTCTCGTCTTGTTCTCATTGACTG GATGGCTTCTTGGTGCCGCAAATGTATCTATTTGAAGCCTAAATTGGAGAAATTGGCTGCTGAATTTGATACCAA GGCAAAGTTTTACTGTGTGGATGTGAACAAGGTGCCTCAGTCACTAGTGAAGCGTGGAAACATATCT AAAATGCCCACAATTCAG CTGTGGAAGGATGGAGAAATGAAAGCAGAAGTAATTGGAGGTCACAAGGCATGGCTTGTTATTGAAGAAGTCAGAGAAATGATCCAAAAATTCATCTAA
- the LOC136208072 gene encoding probable protein kinase At2g41970, with product MLCCGEEEVTAPPPCNNQFTPTRKVSNTYDVSIRGGGEPNSRITSIHIPALSLEELSRLTDNFGESALLRQGSYGRIFYAKLNNGVKKIDNTQETTYAHFAAQLAMASRLKHDNLVELIGYCLERNNRILVYKYATNGSLHDVLHGNGNLSCEERVKIAYGAAKGIEYLHEKVDPPIVHEDIRSSNVLLFDELTSKIADFNISNSCSDVEARLHSTRVLGAFGYHAPEFAMTGKITQKSDVYSFGVVLLEILTGRKPVDHTKPKGQQSLVTWASPRLSEDKVKQCVDPKLVNYQPKAVAKLAAVAALCLQYEPDFRPNMTIVAKALRPLLTPKQPPPS from the exons ATGTTGTGTTGCGGAGAAGAAGAAGTGACAGCTCCACCACCTTGTAATAATCAATTCACACCTACACGTAAAGTAAGCAATACCTATGATGTTAGCataagaggaggaggagagccAAATAGCAGAATTACAAGCATTCATATTCCAGCTTTATCACTGGAGGAATTAAGCAGATTAACAGATAACTTCGGTGAAAGTGCACTCCTTCGACAAGGTTCTTATGGTCGTATTTTTTATGCCAAGCTAAATAACGGTGTTAAGAAAATTGATAACACACAAGAAACAACATATGCCCATTTTGCAGCGCAG TTAGCAATGGCTTCGAGGCTTAAGCATGATAACTTAGTGGAACTAATAGGATATTGTTTGGAGCGTAACAATAGAATATTGGTTTATAAATATGCCACAAATGGTTCTTTACACGATGTGTTACATGGCAATGGCAATCTGAGTTGCGAAGAAAGAGTTAAAATAGCATATGGTGCTGCAAAAGGAATAGAGTATCTACATGAAAAAGTAGATCCTCCTATAGTACACGAAGACATAAGATCAAGCAATGTGTTACTATTCGATGAATTGACATCAAAAATAGCAGACTTTAACATATCAAATTCATGTTCTGATGTTGAAGCTCGGTTACATTCAACGAGAGTGTTAGGGGCTTTTGGGTATCATGCTCCTGAGTTTGCTATGACTGGAAAAATAACGCAAAAGAGTGATGTATATAGTTTTGGAGTAGTTCTTCTAGAGATATTGACAGGTAGAAAGCCAGTTGATCATACTAAGCCAAAGGGACAACAGAGCCTTGTAACTTGGGCAAGTCCTAGGTTGAGTGAGGATAAAGTCAAACAATGTGTTGATCCCAAACTTGTTAATTACCAACCAAAGGCTGTTGCTAAATTAGCAGCAGTTGCAGCACTTTGTCTACAGTATGAGCCAGATTTCAGACCAAATATGACTATTGTTGCAAAGGCTCTACGACCACTTCTCACCCCTAAACAACCTCCACCTTCTTAA
- the LOC136208351 gene encoding pentatricopeptide repeat-containing protein At1g08070, chloroplastic-like, protein MSANALRILSTSLQSNTCTILTLPFRLSAANYRFPPFNHQLNSCTSLSHLKLVHALIITTGSRYNFLLSTKLISLYANFSSTMDYARKLFDNMSQRDVFLWNTLIRGYSDLGPCHEALILYKNMHNSCFLPDDYTFPFVLRSCAVILASWEGRQVHCNVIKLGFNLDMIVQTALLSMYAQCGDTFSMERASAEMSWRNIVSWTALIAGYVQNGLFSQGLTVFEDMVRSGTQPNSVTLISVLPACSGLGFLNLGKLIHAYGLKLGLDSDITLTNALIALYGKCGNLHTARLLFDGMPVKNLVSWNAMIATYEQNNAGRDAIKLFRRMLCERVQYDYISILSVISACTSLGALGTGKWLHELVKRKQFETNISVMNALIDMYGKCGYIELAKDVFEKLHHRNVVSWTSIIGACASHGHVDDALKLFSKMKEEGIKPNSFTFTSVLTACRHSGLVEEGKKHFDSMAGDYSIVPCVEQCACMVDLLGRAGCLLEAYEFIRQMPVAPDSGVWGALLGACRIHGNVELAELVTEQLSQLDPQTSAPYILMSHVYAEAGRWEDVVRLRNLMEERELRKVPGRSSVEANKRFHTFLAGLRSQPSWATQ, encoded by the coding sequence ATGTCGGCGAATGCACTACGTATCTTGTCTACAAGTCTGCAATCCAATACCTGTACAATTCTTACTCTACCCTTTCGCCTCTCTGCTGCTAATTATCGTTTCCCGCCATTTAACCACCAATTGAATTCCTGTACCTCTCTCTCGCACCTTAAACTTGTTCATGCTCTTATTATTACAACTGGCTCTCGCTACAATTTCCTCCTTTCCACAAAGCTTATCTCTTTATACGCCAATTTCTCTTCTACAATGGACTACGCTCGTAAACTGTTCGACAATATGTCCCAAAGAGACGTCTTTCTTTGGAATACCTTGATTAGAGGTTATTCTGATCTCGGTCCCTGCCATGAGGCTCTAATACTTTATAAAAACATGCACAATTCTTGTTTTTTACCTGATGATTATACCTTCCCTTTTGTGCTTCGGTCTTGTGCAGTGATATTAGCTTCCTGGGAGGGGAGACAAGTGCACTGTAATGTTATTAAATTGGGTTTTAATTTAGATATGATTGTACAGACTGCTTTACTTTCTATGTATGCTCAATGCGGTGACACTTTCAGTATGGAGAGAGCTTCTGCTGAAATGAGTTGGAGGAACATAGTTTCATGGACTGCTTTGATTGCAGGTTATGTCCAAAATGGGCTTTTTAGCCAGGGTTTGACAGTTTTTGAAGACATGGTCAGATCAGGAACTCAGCCAAATTCAGTTACTTTGATCAGTGTACTTCCTGCTTGTAGTGGTTTAGGGTTTCTTAATTTAGGGAAGTTGATTCATGCATATGGATTGAAGCTGGGTTTGGATTCTGATATTACATTGACTAATGCTTTGATAGCTTTATATGGGAAATGTGGAAATCTTCATACTGCCAGATTGTTATTTGATGGCATGCCTGTTAAGAATCTGGTCTCGTGGAATGCCATGATTGCGACTTATGAGCAGAATAATGCTGGAAGAGATGCAATTAAGCTCTTCCGTAGAATGCTATGCGAGAGAGTGCAATATGATTATATATCAATTCTTAGTGTTATTTCAGCTTGTACTAGTTTAGGTGCACTTGGCACTGGAAAATGGTTACATGAGCttgtaaaaagaaaacaatttgaaaCCAATATTTCAGTCATGAATGCTCTCATTGACATGTATGGCAAGTGTGGATATATAGAATTGGCTAAGGATGTTTTTGAGAAATTGCATCATAGAAATGTTGTGTCTTGGACTTCAATTATTGGGGCTTGTGCTTCTCATGGTCATGTCGATGACGCTCTCAAGCTCTTCTCAAAAATGAAAGAAGAGGGAATTAAACCAAATAGCTTCACTTTCACTTCTGTGTTAACTGCTTGCAGACACTCTGGCCTTGTAGAAGAAGGCAAGAAACACTTTGATAGCATGGCCGGAGATTATTCAATTGTGCCTTGTGTGGAGCAATGTGCATGTATGGTTGATCTTCTTGGTAGAGCGGGTTGTTTGTTAGAGGCCTATGAATTTATTCGTCAAATGCCAGTTGCGCCCGATTCAGGTGTTTGGGGAGCTTTGCTTGGGGCTTGCAGAATCCATGGTAATGTTGAACTAGCTGAGCTCGTAACAGAGCAGCTGTCCCAGTTGGATCCTCAAACTTCTGCTCCGTATATCCTCATGTCACATGTATATGCTGAAGCTGGTAGATGGGAAGATGTTGTGAGGTTGCGGAACTTAATGGAGGAAAGAGAGTTGAGAAAAGTACCTGGCCGTAGTTCGGTTGAGGCAAATAAGAGGTTTCATACATTTTTAGCAGGTTTGAGATCCCAACCCTCTTGGGCCACTCAATGA
- the LOC136209790 gene encoding E3 ubiquitin-protein ligase SINAT2 yields MAPVGGACKEVLESHPPAADYDIKTSKSETNSTNTKGATGLGGKQGIYSNNGVHELLECPVCTNLMYPPIHQCPNGHTLCSNCKIRVHNCCPTCRYDLGNIRCLALEKVAESLELPCKYQDLGCHDIFPYYSKLKHEQHCRFRPYSCPYAGSECSITGDIPALVSHLKDDHKVDMHDGCTFNHRYVKSNPHEVENATWMLTVFNCFGRQFCLHFEAFQMGTAPVYMAFLRFMGDDNEAKKFSYSLEVGGNGRKLTWQGIPRSIRDSHRKVRDSQDGLIVQRSMALYFSGGDRQELKLRITGRIWKEE; encoded by the exons ATGGCTCCAGTGGGCGGTGCTTGCAAAGAGGTTCTTGAATCTCACCCTCCAGCCGCAGACTATGatattaaaacatcaaaatcaGAGACTAATAGTACAAATACAAAAGGTGCTACTGGCTTGGGTGGAAAGCAAGGAATCTATTCAAACAACGGTGTGCATGAACTTCTTGAGTGCCCTGTCTGCACTAATTTAATGTACCCCCCAATTCACCAG TGCCCAAATGGACACACACTATGTTCAAACTGCAAGATAAGAGTGCATAACTGTTGTCCTACCTGTCGTTATGATCTCGGAAACATAAGATGTTTAGCTTTGGAGAAAGTTGCAGAGTCACTAGAACTGCCCTGCAAATACCAGGACTTAGGATGTCATGATATTTTCCCGTATTACAGCAAACTCAAGCATGAACAACACTGTCGATTCCGTCCTTACAGTTGTCCTTATGCTGGATCTGAGTGCTCCATCACAGGTGACATCCCAGCCCTTGTTTCACATCTTAAGGATGATCACAAGGTTGACATGCACGATGGCTGTACCTTTAATCACCGCTATGTGAAATCGAATCCTCATGAAGTTGAAAACGCCACATGGATGCTAACA GTCTTCAACTGTTTTGGAAGACAATTCTGCTTGCATTTCGAGGCTTTCCAGATGGGTACGGCACCAGTGTATATGGCCTTCTTACGCTTTATGGGCGATGATAACGAAGCAAAGAAATTTAGCTACAGCTTAGAAGTTGGTGGGAATGGGAGGAAACTAACATGGCAGGGGATTCCTAGGAGTATCCGAGACAGTCACAGGAAAGTTCGTGATAGCCAGGACGGACTTATTGTACAAAGAAGTATGGCTCTGTATTTTTCAGGCGGGGATAGGCAAGAACTGAAGTTGAGAATTACAGGGAGGATATGGAAAGAAGAATGA